The nucleotide sequence CTCAAAGAAATCCCCGACAAACTCGCTCACATACACATAAGCGACAACCACGGCGAAACCGACGAACATCTGGGTCTAGGCGAGGGCACCATAGACTGGCAAGAATTCACCACGCTAGTGAAAGCCGCAAAGTTTTCAGGCACTGTGCTCACTGAAGCAGTCTTTAGCTCCAAAGAAACCCTGCAAAGAACCCAAAAACTATTCGCTTAAGGGCAACTCTAACTCCAAAAAATCTTTCGCGACCACCGTGCTTGGGAAGACTTTTTGGGCTTGCTCAAGTAGCAGGTCAGTGTTTTTGTATCGAGCACTAATATGAGTCAGGATTAAGCTTTTGGCGTTGGCGTCCTTGGCGGCTTTTGCGGCTTGGCTAGGGGTTGAGTGACCATCAACCTGAGCTTTTTCAGAAAGGGCATCTTCGAATGTGGCTTCGTGAATAACCAAATCTGCATCAGAAGCAAACCCTGCAAACCCAGTGAATGGTCGCGTATCGCCCGTGTAGACGATTTTTCTGCCTCTTCGCGGCTCACCAGTTACCTCGCCAGATTGTACTATGCGCCCATCTGTTAGCGTTACGGCTTCGCCGTGCTGCAGCTTGTTCCAGGCTTCCCCTTTAGGCACCTCCAGAGCAGCGGCTTTTTCAGGGTTAAACCTTCCAGGGCGCGGTTTTTCCACAAACGCATAAGCAAAACTGGCTACGGAATGATTAGCAGGCTCCGCGTAGACGCAGTATTCTTCGGTTTCGCACACCAAGCCTGCGCCTGAAACCTCGTAGACTTCAACGTCGAAGGTCAAGCCAAACTGCAGCGTCTCTTTTAGGCAGCTTAGAAAACGTGCGGTTCCCACTGGACCGTAGACTTGTACGGGTTTTTGGCGGTTCATCAACGCCATAGTCTGCAACAACCCAGGCAAGCCTAGTACGTGGTCGCCATGCATGTGAGTGAGGAAAATCCGCTGTTTTTTGTGCAGGCTTACTTTGGCGCGTATCATCTGTAGCTGCACGGCTTCGCCGCAGTCAAACAGTAACTGCTCATTTTCACGCTGCAAAACCACGGCGGGCAAGCTGCGGTTTGGGGTTGGAACAGCTGCGGAGGTTCCCAAGAAGACTATGCGTATGCTCATGTCAGTTATTCCTTCTCAAACACGGCGACTTCACGCGTTAAAGTACTATGCACATAGGCAAAGTGAGATTCTATGTGGCGAAAGCCGCGTTGTTTGCCTAGTTTGGAGATGCCTAATGTTTTGGGTGAAGCGATACAAATGCGTTGTCCTGTTGACAAGAGCGCCTGCGCCGAATCCAGTGTGGCTTCGACTATGGTTTTGGTGGTGGATTTAAGCGTGGTTGCGCTTTTGCCGTAGGGCGGGTCGGTCACTATGCAGTCAACGTTTAGGAGGGGCAGTTTGCGGGCGTCGGCTACAAGCATGGCTTCTGCAGTTAACCCAAAATGCTTGAGGTTACGTTTAGCGCCGTTTGCCATGCGCCTCTGAACGTCCACGCCGACTGCGCGACAGCCAATCAAGGTGGCTTCAAGCAACGTGGTTCCCGTGCCGCAAAAAGGGTCAAGCACGTACCCGTCCGATTTAGCATGTGCCAGATTTACCATGCAACGTGCCATCTTTGCGTTCATGGCTGAGGGGTGGAAGAAGGGTTTTTTGCGTGGTCTGCGTTCCACAAAGGGTTTAGGCTCGATTTCGGCAAGTTTTACTCCAAAGATCAGTTTGCCGTTGGTGAGTATGCCGTAGAAGGTTTTGTCTGGTTTGCTAAGGTTGACTTTGGCGTGGGGCGTGTTTTGCAGTATAAGTTTGCCTAGGAGGCGTTCGAGGTGCATGGTGTCGTCTTTGCTGGAGTATTCTTTGATGCGGCGAATGCGCACTTCAAAAGTTTCGCCCTCAGACAGAACGCGAGTGAAGTCGGTGTTTTTTGTTGCGGCGGTGATGTCGGGGTCGGAGTGGTTGCAGGCAAAAAGTTCTTGGGCGCAGACCCGCGTGTATCCTGAGCGGCGCTTCACGTCTTGAATGCATCGGGCATCAGCTTCTAAACGCACAGTTTGGTCAAGTCGCTCATTTAGCGTATAGGGATAACCTTCGGCTTCTAAGATGGCGAAAAGTTCAGAAACAGAGAGGGATTCGTATTCTCCGCTGACTAAAAAGAAGAGTTTTTGCACTGTTTAGAGCGCCTTGAGTTCTTGGCTTATCAAAGAGGCAAGCGAAACCTTGCTGTTCTTGCCAGGCACGCTATCCGTGCAGATGATTTCTTCAACGCCCGCGTCCAAAATGCGTTTCTCAGCATCACCAATCAAGAGCCCGTGGACCGTTGCGGTGTAAATGTGGGCGGCGCCTTGGGCTTTGAGGATTTTTGCTGCACCCACGATGGTTCCGCCCGTGCTGATGATATCGTCAAAGATTACTACGGTTTTGCCTTCGACGTTGAGGTGTTTGCCTGTCTGGGTGGTCTCGCCTGTGTAGCGGTCGCGGTGCTTCTCCAAACTTCCGCATTCGCCGCCTAAAACCTGCTTGGCTTGGTCAGCAATGTACAATGCGCCCTTGTCGGGGGCAAGCGCAAAGCCGTCTTTTACGCCTTTTTCGACAAAATACTGCGCCAACAAAGGTATGGCAGTAAGCGACTTGGCGGGGAACGGGAAGAGTTTGAGCGCGTTTTCTTCGTGCACGTTCACGGTTACGAGTTCGTCAACGCCTGCGGCTCCCAGCATACGCGCGAGGGTTTCGATGCTGATGTTTTCGCCCTGCAAAAAGATTTTGTCTTGCCTAGCATACGCCAAGTAGGGCACGACTGCGGTGACTTTTTTGGCGTTGTTGCGTTTGGCGGCGGCTGCCATGAACCCAAGCTGCAAAAGCCGCGTATCCTGAGGCGCACAAGTCGTCTGCACCAAAGCCACATCCTCACCAGAAACATCTCCATCCAAACGGACATAAGACTCCCCATCAGGAAAAACCTTAGAAGCCACATCAACTTTTTCAAATCCAGTTAACTGCGAAATCTCCTCACCCAAACGTGCCGAAGCAGGACCACAAACAATTTTCATAGCTCTTATTCCCTCGCAACCAT is from Candidatus Bathyarchaeota archaeon and encodes:
- the prs gene encoding ribose-phosphate diphosphokinase, with product MKIVCGPASARLGEEISQLTGFEKVDVASKVFPDGESYVRLDGDVSGEDVALVQTTCAPQDTRLLQLGFMAAAAKRNNAKKVTAVVPYLAYARQDKIFLQGENISIETLARMLGAAGVDELVTVNVHEENALKLFPFPAKSLTAIPLLAQYFVEKGVKDGFALAPDKGALYIADQAKQVLGGECGSLEKHRDRYTGETTQTGKHLNVEGKTVVIFDDIISTGGTIVGAAKILKAQGAAHIYTATVHGLLIGDAEKRILDAGVEEIICTDSVPGKNSKVSLASLISQELKAL
- a CDS encoding DNA methyltransferase, encoding MQKLFFLVSGEYESLSVSELFAILEAEGYPYTLNERLDQTVRLEADARCIQDVKRRSGYTRVCAQELFACNHSDPDITAATKNTDFTRVLSEGETFEVRIRRIKEYSSKDDTMHLERLLGKLILQNTPHAKVNLSKPDKTFYGILTNGKLIFGVKLAEIEPKPFVERRPRKKPFFHPSAMNAKMARCMVNLAHAKSDGYVLDPFCGTGTTLLEATLIGCRAVGVDVQRRMANGAKRNLKHFGLTAEAMLVADARKLPLLNVDCIVTDPPYGKSATTLKSTTKTIVEATLDSAQALLSTGQRICIASPKTLGISKLGKQRGFRHIESHFAYVHSTLTREVAVFEKE
- the rnz gene encoding ribonuclease Z; protein product: MSIRIVFLGTSAAVPTPNRSLPAVVLQRENEQLLFDCGEAVQLQMIRAKVSLHKKQRIFLTHMHGDHVLGLPGLLQTMALMNRQKPVQVYGPVGTARFLSCLKETLQFGLTFDVEVYEVSGAGLVCETEEYCVYAEPANHSVASFAYAFVEKPRPGRFNPEKAAALEVPKGEAWNKLQHGEAVTLTDGRIVQSGEVTGEPRRGRKIVYTGDTRPFTGFAGFASDADLVIHEATFEDALSEKAQVDGHSTPSQAAKAAKDANAKSLILTHISARYKNTDLLLEQAQKVFPSTVVAKDFLELELPLSE